The nucleotide window CCCGGATCGCGAAGCGTCCGTGGATCGCGGTGCTCGGCGTCGTCACCCAGTTCGTGGCGATGCCTCTGCTCGGTCTCCTGGTCGTCACCGTCTACTCTCTGCCGACGGAGATCGCCGTCGGCGTCATCCTCGTCGGCTGCGCTCCGGGCGGCACGGCGTCGAATGTCGTGACGTATCTGGCCAAGGGCGATACTGCGCTGTCGGTGTCGATCACCACACTGTCGACGCTGCTCGCGCCCGTGCTCACCCCGCTGCTGACTCTGTGGCTGGCAGGGTCGTACATGGATGTGCCGTTCTGGTCGATGTTCGTCTCGATCTGCCAGACGGTGCTCGTGCCCGTCATCGTCGGCGTCATCGTGCGTGTGTTCGCCTCGAAGTTCGTCGACAAGATCTCACCGGTGCTGCCGTGGTTGGCGTCGATCGCCATCGCCTACATCGTCTCCATCGTCGTGGCAGGTTCGGCCGGGTCGATCGCCACCGCCGGAGTGCTCGTGCTGTTGGCAGTGGTCACGCACAACCTGCTCGGACTGGGCGTCGGCTACGGGGTCGCGGCGGCCTGCCGTCTCGACACCCCGACGCGTCGAGCGCTGTCCTTCGAGGTCGGACTGCAGAACTCCGGGCTCGCCTCGACTCTGGCCACGACGTACTTCTCGCCGCTGGCGGCCCTGCCCGGCGCTGTCTTCAGCGTGTGGCACAACGTCTCCGGCGCGCTGCTCGCCTCGATCTTCGCTCGCCGCCCCTACGGCAAGCCTCCCGTCGACCACATCGCACGCGACACTGCGGCCACGGGTGCCGGGTCGACCCGATGAGCGCCGAGGCGGCACCGAGCAGAGGGTTCGACGGTTTCAGTCCCGAGACCCTGGAGGCAGGGGGACGGACGTTCACCGTCCGTCGGGCCGGCGAATCCGATGTGCCCGCGCTCGTCGCTCTGCTGCGTGACGACGCGCTCGGGGCAAAGCGTGAGGCAGAGGTCTCGACAGCCGATGGAACGGGCGCTTCGGGCTCAGATGCCGCAGATACGAGTACCGAGACAACGACCACCGAGGATGCTGCCGCGTACTATCGTGCCTTCGCCCTCATCGCAGCCGACCCCAATCAGCTGCTCGTCGCCGTCACAGAGGAATCCGATGTGGTCGGGACGCTGCAGCTGAGTCTTCTGCCGAGCCTTTCGCGGCGCGGCACTCTGCGACTGCAGATCGAAGCGGTGCGAGTCGGTGCCGCGGCGCAGGGAATCGGGCTCGGCACTGCGGTGTTCACATGGGCGCATGAGTGCGGTCGTCGTTTCGGGGCGGGCCTCGCCCAGCTGACGACCGACCGGTCACGCACCGATGCGCAGCGGTTCTATTCCCGGCTCGGCTATGTCGCCAGCCATGAAGGGCTCAAGCTCCCCCTCGATTGAGGCGAGCCCGCGCAGCCGCCTGCGGGCTCCCCGCTTCAACCGCAGTCTCAGGTCGCACCACTTCGGGATGGTCTGTCTCGCCGTCGCCGAAGGTGCCGAGGAATTCGTTGTCGTCGCCGCTGAGTACGCTTTCGAAGGCGGCGAGGTTCCGGGTCGACTCTCCGCGGGCGACTCGCCAAGCCCATTCCTTCTTCATCCCGGTGAGGAATCCGATGAGGAGGAGTTCGTTGAAGGACGAGTCGGCAGTGGAGAGCATCGCTCCGAGCAGAGCGTCGAGTTCGTCGAGCAGATGCTCCCTGGGCACGCTCGCCCGCAGGTACACATCGCCGAGGCTGTCGATCGCGAACGCCACCGGACCGGGCTTGAGATTCTTCTGCAGCAGCCATCGGTTGAATTCGGCGGCGTTCTCATCCGGGTGGCGGATGACGAAGGCCTGCAGATGTGCGGTGCGCGCGAAGACGCTGATGGCGACGTTCGTCTTGAGCTTCTTCTCGCCCGGCAGGGTGACGACGATCTCTGTGTCCTCCACCGAGTCGACGGGAACGTCGTTGTCCTCGGCCCAAGTGCGCACACCCGCAAGAATCGCCTCGGTGTCGGTGGTCATGCTCTCACGCCTCTCGTTCGGCTTTCATGCTCACCGCCGACTCTAGTCCTTCAGCCTGCGCCCCCGTGCCTTCAGCTTGCTCCCGGGCCCTCAGCCTGCCCCTAGTCCTTCAGCTTGCTCCGAGGGCTTCGGATTGCCGCTGCGCTGCGCCGGCCGTACGGGGCAGCGCGTCGAGGACGGTTGAGACGGTGCGGCCCCAGTCAAAGCGATCGGCGCGCTGGACGGCGTGCTCGGCAAGTTCGGTGCGCAGAATCTCGTCGTGCAGCAGGGTTTCGATGGCCGTGGCCCAGTGGTGCGGGTTGTGGTCGGCGATGAGCAGGCCCGAATGGCCGTGTTCGACGATTTCGGGCAGACCGCCGACCGCTGAGGCGATCGCCGGCAGTCCTGAGGCCGCGGCTTCGGCGGCGACGAGTCCGAAGGATTCGCTGCGGGAGGGCACGATGAGCACATCCGCGGCCCGGTAGTAGTCGACGAGGACCCGCGAGGGTACCGGCGGACGGATCTCGACGCTGGGTTCGGCCGCGATCGCCGAGGTCAGTTCGCGCAGATAGGACGAGGAGGCACTGCCTTCTCGCGGAAGAGCCGAACGGGTTCCGACTCCGGTATCGGCACCGGACGCTGCACCGAGGAGGATCCCACGGGTCCGTGATGCCAGGTGCGGGTCGCGTTCTCGCAGGTCGGCGAGGGCGTCGACGGCGACGTCCGTGCCCTTGATGAACTGCATCCGTCCGACGTAGAGGACGATGGCTTCGTCATCGGTGAAGCCGAGCCTCTGCCGTGCCGCCGACTTCGCGCCCGGCGTGTAGAGGGTGTGGTCGACGCCGGGGCGGGCGACGACGACAGAATCGGGGTCGGCACGGAGTTCGGTGATGAGGTCACGACGTTCGACGGGTGTCGCCGCCACGAGCAGGTCCGCTTCGGCGGCGATCCGCTCTTCGGCTTCCAATCGTTGGGGGCGCTCGTGGCTGGTCTCGGAATCGCGGTTCTTCACGGCACCGATCGTGTGCATGCTCACCGCGATGGGCGCACGAAGATACTCGGCGACGGACCCGCCGGGGGCGGACTGGGCCGACGGGTCAGCGCCGGTGAGCGGGCCGGCGGCAGTGAGCGAGCCTGCGGTGAGAGGACCGCCGACCGACGGGTCGGCGGTGATCTCACGGACGCGCAGGGCCGCCTCGGCGGAAATCCAATAGTGGGTCCAGATGAACTCGGCGGCCCGATAGTCAGGGTGAGCGAGAAGCAGCTGCGCGAGTTCGTCGATGGCATCGGCGAGCTCGTCCTTCGTCGACGCGCCGACCGGGAGGTGGTGGAGGGTGATCGACTCGGAGATCTCCATCGTCCTGCCGGCAGTCCCAGTGCCATCGGTCGCGCCGGCGTTCGCGCCAGTTCCGTCGAGTCCGCCCGGATCAGCGGTGAAGACGTCGACGCGGTGGCCGGCGGCGGCGAACGCGCGCACGGACTGGTCGACGTAGACGTTCATCCCCCCGGCATCGCCCTGACCCGGCTGGGCCGCGGGTGAGGTGTGGAGGGAGAGGACACTGATACGCACGACGACAGTCTAGCCAACGACGGCTGACCGGTGCCTAACCGAAGAACTCGCCGAGGATGCGGCGGACTTCGTGACGTCCGCGCCAGAGGATCGACCCGGCCGGCAGCACCTCGAGTCGGGAGCTCGGGATGGCCTCGTGGACCGCCTCGGCGATGGCGACGGGGTGCGCGGGATCGTCCTCATGGGTGAGGACGAGGACCTCGCCGGGGAAGCTGCGCAGATTCTCGGCGGACTCAGCCGTATCGTCGACGGCGATCTCGAGGGCGAGCCCGAGTCCGTCGGACATGTCCGTGTGGACGAGGTTCTCGGCCTTCGCCTTCGTCCACGCCCGCGCGGGAAGCATCTGGGCCACCTCGGCGGGTTCGCGGGAGAGCATGAGTTCGACGATGCCGTCGATGTCCTCGTCGGCGACCAGACCACGCAGTCTCTCCAGGTGGGAGCGGTTGGCGGCGGCCACCTCGGCGGGGAATCCGGTGAAGGAGGCGGGGAGGACGAGCGCGATCTTTTCGAGATCGCGGATCGCGGGGTGGGCGATGCTCAGCAGGTGGAGCAGCCCTCCTGCGGACATCGAAACGCCCAGAGCACGGCTCGCCGAGGTGGTCTCGACGGCTTCTGCGAGCACCTCGGCGATCTGCGGGTAGTTCCAACCGGGACCGGGTGAGGGGCGGCCGCCGTGTCCGGGCAGGTGGAGGAAGTGGCGGGTGCCGGTGATGCCGGTGCCGAACGGGCGGGTGTCGCGGATCGCGCCGGCGAATCCGTGGCCGAAGAGGGTGTGCGGTTCGCCGGTGCCGAACGTGGCGATGAAGCCGGACTCGGGGCCCGGAACGTTGAGGTCTGTGCTCATGTGGAAAGTGCGCTCTTCAGGGAAGTGGGTTCATCGGGACAGTGGGCTCGTCTGAAAAGCGTGCTCACCGCTTGCGGTAGCGCGGGTCGACGGCGCGGACCTTCGGGCGCACGTCGGTGAGGTACACGAGGCCGGCGACCAGGGCGATGATGTTGAGGAAGATCATGCTCATGCCCATCGGGGGCAGTGCGATGATGGCGAGCGCGAGTCCGACGCCGAGGAGGATGACCCAGAACTTCTTGCTCTGTTTGTCCACGGCGCGGTAGTTCTCGTCCTTGAAGCGGAGGCAGTCGATGAACGCCCACAGCTGGACGACGAATGCGGCCACCGTCAGGGCGAGAAAGATCAGCTGCTGAAAGCCCGCGATGTATTGCATCTGTACAGCCTAGCAACCGCGCCGCGACGGGGCAGGACCCGGCGGCGGATCCTGGGCAAGTGCCCATCCGCGTCCCACCGGGCTCTCAGCCCCACCTGGCTTTCAGCGGGGAGACGGGCTCGCCCGTGGGGAACGCGCACGCGTGGATGCGGGGACGCTGGTCTGCGCGGTGGCCAGGGCAGTACCTGCGCGGGGGCCAGGGCAGTACCTGCGCGGGGGCCAGGGCAGCAAGGAACCGGCGACCCAGCCTGCCGGGGTGATCTCAGAGGATCCCGGTCATACGGATGACCGCGCACACGGCCATGCCGATGAGAACCGCCAGCAGCATCGGCACGCGCACGATCGCCGCGAGAACACCGACTCCGACGCCGATGAGGCGGGCCGGATCCGCAATGTCCTTGCCGTCGAAGACCGCGGTCGTCGCGAACACCGCGCCGATGAGCACGACCGTGGCGCGGTCCATCCACTTGGTCACGCGTTCGGTCGAGTCGGCAGGTTCGTCGACGGCGCCACCGGCTGCCACCTCGGTCCGATGCTCCGCCTCGACTCCGGAACCTCCGACGGCGCCGGAGCCTGCGTCTGCACTGGATCCGTCCACCCCCACCGAGGCGGTCGCCGGGGTGCGTCGACGCCCCTTCGTGGCGATCGCGGCTCCGAGTTTCACCCCGGCGAAGCGCATGAGATACGTTCCGATGCTCAGTGCCGCCAAGGCGATGAGAAAGCTTCCTGCGTTCATCGACGGTCCTCCCCCGCTGCGCTCGAATGGTCCGATCCGTGGAGGCCCGATCCGTGATGACCCGGTTCGCTGCGTTCGGCATCGTGCCGGCCTGCGGAGTGGCCCACATCTGCCGTGCCAGTCATCAACCTGTCCCGAGTCTCATGTTGAGCCTCATGGTGAGTCCCACGGCGACGGCGCATCGACCGCACCGCCCATCCTGCGGCGACGAAGACGAAGACGGACAGCGACGTCACCGCGCCCAGGCCGAGCGGCAGCACCGGGGTGAGGCACACGGCGACGATGATGCCGGCGAGAGTGAGAGACAGCGTCACACGATTTTTCAGGTCACCGCGGATGAGGCAGAAGAGAATGATCGGGAACGCCGCGTCGAGGCCGAGCATGTCAGCATCGATGACATTGCCGAGCCACTGCCCGGCCATGGCGCCGCTGGGCCACATGAGCGCGATCGCAGCCCCCATGAGCAGGAAGGCGTGCCATTTCGCTCGATCATTCTGTCCCATGCGCGAAATCGCCGTGGACTCGTCATTGATCCAGTGAGAGGCGATGAGGGCCCGCCAGTCCTGAGGGAAGAAGGGGCCGACGGCGACGCCGAAGGCGAAGTTGCGGGAGTTGACGAGGAGTCCTGCCAGAACGGCGAGGATCGGGGCACCTCCGGCGGCGATGACGCCGACGAAAGTGAATTCCGCAGCACCGCCGAGTGCGAACATCGCCAACAGCAGAGTCTGCCACCAGGCGAAGCCGGAGACCGCGGAGATCGCCCCGTACGACAGCGCAACGGCGATGATCGTGACGGTGACGATCGCGACGGCCCGGTAGATCGACCCCGGCAGTGTCCGCTCGACCCCGCGTTGTCGAGTCTGCGAACGCGCCCGCTCAGCCGTACGAAATAATGAACCCATGTTCTACACAGTGCACTCCTGCCGTTCGTTCGTCAACTCGAACGACTTTGACGTTATAGTGAACACATGAGTTCACGACGCCACGACCCCGCGCAGGACACTGCTGTGCCACAGGACGCCGCTGTTCTGCCGGACAGTTTCGAGTCGTCTCCGACGCTCTCGCCCAGCGAGCAGATCGCCGCGGCACTCAAGCGGGAACGTCTGCGCGCCGGTCTCTCGCTCTCGGAGGTCGCGCGGCGTGCAGGCATCGGCAAGTCAACGATGTCCGGGCTCGAAACCGGCAGCGGAAACCCGAGCCTCGAGACGATGTGGGCGCTGGCCGCCGCACTCGACATCCCCCTGGCCCGCCTCCTCGACCCGCCCACACACGAAATCGCGCTGCAGCACGTCGGAGATATGCCGAGCCTGCCGTCGACGACAGCGAACTATGTGGCGACGCTGCTGTCACCATCGCCGACGAACGCACGCCGCGACATCTACTTCATCCAGGCCGAACCGGGTGAGCCGAGGACGTCCCAACCGCATCCGCAGGGGACGATCGAACATGTCATCCTCGGCAACGGGGCTGCTCGCATCGAGGTCCTCGGTCAGACGTATGAGCTCGGTGTCGGTGACTACCTCACGCATCCGGGCGATCAGCCGCATCGTTTCACGGCACTCAAACCCGGCACGAATGCCGTCTTCGTCGTCGAGAGCAGCTGACCCGGAACCCCATCGCTCTGGGAGCTCCCTAACTGCCTCGGGACAGCCGTCCGACTCTCGACTCAGCCATTCGACGACTATTCGACGGCCGGACCTGACTCATCATCGGCGTTCTCGGCCAGTGGCGGGAGTCGAGACTGCGCTTCCTCACGCGTGAGTCCAGCGGCCTGAAGCAGGTCGACGGCGACGGTCCGCAGGAGCAGGACCATCGATTCGTCGTGGATGTCCCAATCGGACTTCGCCCGCGGATCCAGAGTGCCCGCCGCTTCGGACAGGGCCGCCTCGGCGAGGGAACGATCGGTACCGCGACGCAACGCGATCTCGAGCTTCTTCGCCCCGTCGGCCAAGGAGCCGACATAGTCGG belongs to Brevibacterium spongiae and includes:
- a CDS encoding bile acid:sodium symporter family protein gives rise to the protein MPDAPAHTSSTNGTAPAADRSSIIAVTALPVLVVIAGVLGFLLPDAFTPLAPSITWALGVVMFFMGLTLTLPDFTRIAKRPWIAVLGVVTQFVAMPLLGLLVVTVYSLPTEIAVGVILVGCAPGGTASNVVTYLAKGDTALSVSITTLSTLLAPVLTPLLTLWLAGSYMDVPFWSMFVSICQTVLVPVIVGVIVRVFASKFVDKISPVLPWLASIAIAYIVSIVVAGSAGSIATAGVLVLLAVVTHNLLGLGVGYGVAAACRLDTPTRRALSFEVGLQNSGLASTLATTYFSPLAALPGAVFSVWHNVSGALLASIFARRPYGKPPVDHIARDTAATGAGSTR
- a CDS encoding GNAT family N-acetyltransferase translates to MSAEAAPSRGFDGFSPETLEAGGRTFTVRRAGESDVPALVALLRDDALGAKREAEVSTADGTGASGSDAADTSTETTTTEDAAAYYRAFALIAADPNQLLVAVTEESDVVGTLQLSLLPSLSRRGTLRLQIEAVRVGAAAQGIGLGTAVFTWAHECGRRFGAGLAQLTTDRSRTDAQRFYSRLGYVASHEGLKLPLD
- a CDS encoding YbjN domain-containing protein, which encodes MTTDTEAILAGVRTWAEDNDVPVDSVEDTEIVVTLPGEKKLKTNVAISVFARTAHLQAFVIRHPDENAAEFNRWLLQKNLKPGPVAFAIDSLGDVYLRASVPREHLLDELDALLGAMLSTADSSFNELLLIGFLTGMKKEWAWRVARGESTRNLAAFESVLSGDDNEFLGTFGDGETDHPEVVRPETAVEAGSPQAAARARLNRGGA
- a CDS encoding glycosyltransferase is translated as MRISVLSLHTSPAAQPGQGDAGGMNVYVDQSVRAFAAAGHRVDVFTADPGGLDGTGANAGATDGTGTAGRTMEISESITLHHLPVGASTKDELADAIDELAQLLLAHPDYRAAEFIWTHYWISAEAALRVREITADPSVGGPLTAGSLTAAGPLTGADPSAQSAPGGSVAEYLRAPIAVSMHTIGAVKNRDSETSHERPQRLEAEERIAAEADLLVAATPVERRDLITELRADPDSVVVARPGVDHTLYTPGAKSAARQRLGFTDDEAIVLYVGRMQFIKGTDVAVDALADLRERDPHLASRTRGILLGAASGADTGVGTRSALPREGSASSSYLRELTSAIAAEPSVEIRPPVPSRVLVDYYRAADVLIVPSRSESFGLVAAEAAASGLPAIASAVGGLPEIVEHGHSGLLIADHNPHHWATAIETLLHDEILRTELAEHAVQRADRFDWGRTVSTVLDALPRTAGAAQRQSEALGAS
- a CDS encoding alpha/beta fold hydrolase encodes the protein MSTDLNVPGPESGFIATFGTGEPHTLFGHGFAGAIRDTRPFGTGITGTRHFLHLPGHGGRPSPGPGWNYPQIAEVLAEAVETTSASRALGVSMSAGGLLHLLSIAHPAIRDLEKIALVLPASFTGFPAEVAAANRSHLERLRGLVADEDIDGIVELMLSREPAEVAQMLPARAWTKAKAENLVHTDMSDGLGLALEIAVDDTAESAENLRSFPGEVLVLTHEDDPAHPVAIAEAVHEAIPSSRLEVLPAGSILWRGRHEVRRILGEFFG
- a CDS encoding DUF2516 family protein, with translation MQYIAGFQQLIFLALTVAAFVVQLWAFIDCLRFKDENYRAVDKQSKKFWVILLGVGLALAIIALPPMGMSMIFLNIIALVAGLVYLTDVRPKVRAVDPRYRKR
- a CDS encoding AzlD domain-containing protein, whose product is MNAGSFLIALAALSIGTYLMRFAGVKLGAAIATKGRRRTPATASVGVDGSSADAGSGAVGGSGVEAEHRTEVAAGGAVDEPADSTERVTKWMDRATVVLIGAVFATTAVFDGKDIADPARLIGVGVGVLAAIVRVPMLLAVLIGMAVCAVIRMTGIL
- a CDS encoding AzlC family ABC transporter permease; translation: MGSLFRTAERARSQTRQRGVERTLPGSIYRAVAIVTVTIIAVALSYGAISAVSGFAWWQTLLLAMFALGGAAEFTFVGVIAAGGAPILAVLAGLLVNSRNFAFGVAVGPFFPQDWRALIASHWINDESTAISRMGQNDRAKWHAFLLMGAAIALMWPSGAMAGQWLGNVIDADMLGLDAAFPIILFCLIRGDLKNRVTLSLTLAGIIVAVCLTPVLPLGLGAVTSLSVFVFVAAGWAVRSMRRRRGTHHEAQHETRDRLMTGTADVGHSAGRHDAERSEPGHHGSGLHGSDHSSAAGEDRR
- a CDS encoding helix-turn-helix domain-containing protein → MSSRRHDPAQDTAVPQDAAVLPDSFESSPTLSPSEQIAAALKRERLRAGLSLSEVARRAGIGKSTMSGLETGSGNPSLETMWALAAALDIPLARLLDPPTHEIALQHVGDMPSLPSTTANYVATLLSPSPTNARRDIYFIQAEPGEPRTSQPHPQGTIEHVILGNGAARIEVLGQTYELGVGDYLTHPGDQPHRFTALKPGTNAVFVVESS